The nucleotide sequence GTATCGCGCACGCCCAGCAGGCTCATCGAGCGGTAGTTTTCCACCAGCAGCACATCGGGCATGATCATCAGCTGCAGCAGCACCAGCATGAAGACCAGGTCGCGCCCGCGGAATTCGAAGCGGGCGAAGGCATAGCCCGCCAGGGTCGACAGCACCAGCTGCGCCGCCAGCACCATGGTGACCAGCATGAAGGTGTTCAGGAAATAGCGCGGGAACGGCGCCGCGTGCCAGGCGCGGCTGAAGTTCTCGAGCGTCAGGGGGGCCAGCAGGTCGAAGCGGGTGGCGTAGGCGGGGGGATGGAACGCGGCCCAAAGCGCATAGGCCAGCGGCAGTATCCATAGCAGGCCAAGCAGCCAGGCGCCCAGGGTGTCGAGCTTGCGGGTCATTGGTAGTGCGTCCTGCGGTCGAGCCAGCGGAACTTCACCAGCGCGGTGACGGCCAGTATCAGCAGCAGCACCACGGTCAGCGTGGCCGCGTATGACGTGTCCCAGAAACTGAAGCCCACCTGGTAGATGTAGAACAGCAGCAGCGTGCTGGCATTGTCGGGCCCGCCGCGCGTCATCACCACCACGTGGTCGACCAGCCGGAAGGCGTTGATCAGCGCGTTGACCAGCACGAACAGCGTGGTGGGCATCAGCAGCGGCCACAGCACGCGCCGGAAGTACTGCCAGCGCGAGGCGCCTTCCAGCAGCGCCGCCTCGCGCAGCGAGGGCGAGACGGTCTGCAGGGCGGCCAGGTAGAAAATCATGAAGAAGCCGGCTTCTTTCCAGATGGTGACGACCATCAGCGCCGGCAGGGCTGTGTCGCGGCTGCCCAGCCAGTTCGGGCCGGCCGCGCCGAACCAGTGCATGACCTGCGCGATCAGGCCGTACTGCGGGGTGTAGAAGAACAGCCAGATGTTGGCCACGGCCACCATGGGCAGCACGGTGGGCGTGAAGTAAGCCATGCGCAGGAAACCGCGGCCGGCCAGGTTGCGGTTGACCCACAGGGCCATGACCAGCGCGATGGCGATCGACAGGGGGATGGTGCCCAGCGCGAACCACAGGT is from Bordetella petrii and encodes:
- a CDS encoding carbohydrate ABC transporter permease; its protein translation is MNRSLQAVYGWLLLLPALVLLAAFTHYPALATLWHSFFSTPRGSRPARFVGLENYALMRDDPVFWQALWNNLWFALGTIPLSIAIALVMALWVNRNLAGRGFLRMAYFTPTVLPMVAVANIWLFFYTPQYGLIAQVMHWFGAAGPNWLGSRDTALPALMVVTIWKEAGFFMIFYLAALQTVSPSLREAALLEGASRWQYFRRVLWPLLMPTTLFVLVNALINAFRLVDHVVVMTRGGPDNASTLLLFYIYQVGFSFWDTSYAATLTVVLLLILAVTALVKFRWLDRRTHYQ